One region of Anser cygnoides isolate HZ-2024a breed goose chromosome 22, Taihu_goose_T2T_genome, whole genome shotgun sequence genomic DNA includes:
- the LOC136786773 gene encoding feather keratin Cos2-3-like, with translation MPLDMGQLRSTIKASPGLCSLIHFSGLLLLGNKVHLLPPDMSCYDQCRPCQPCGPTPLASSCNEPCVRQCQNSTIVIQPSPVVVTLPGPILSSFPQNTAVGSSTSAAVGSILSCDGVPINSGCCDLSCITSRYCGSRCRPC, from the exons ATGCCTCTGGACATGGGGCAGCTAAGGTCCACTATAAAAGCCAGCCCAGGTCTGTGCTCTCTCATCCACTTCTCTGGCCTTCTTCTCCTTGGGAACAAG gtgcacctcctgcccccagaTATGTCCTGCTACGACCAGTGCCGGCCGTGCCAGCCCTGCGGCCCGACCCcgctggccagcagctgcaacgagccctgcgTCAGGCAGTGCCAGAACTCCACCATTGTCATCCAGCCCTCTCCtgtggtggtgaccctgcctggacccatcctcagctccttcccgcagaacACTGCTGTGGGATCCTCCACTTCTGCCGCTgttggcagcatcctcagctgtgACGGAGTCCCCATCAACTCTGGCTGCTGTGACCTCTCCTGTATTACCAGCCGCTACTGTGGCAGCAGGTGCCGCCCCTGCTAA
- the LOC136786774 gene encoding feather keratin Cos1-1/Cos1-3/Cos2-1-like, with translation MSCYNQCLPCRPCGPTPLASSCNEPCVRQCQNSTVVIEPSPVVVTLPGPILSSFPQNTVVGSSTSAAVGSILSCDGVPITSGCCDLSGISSRYGGRRCLPC, from the coding sequence atgtcctgctacaaCCAGTGCCTGCCATGCCGGCCCTGTGGCCCGACCCCactggccagcagctgcaacgagccctgcgTCAGGCAGTGCCAGAACTCCACCGTCGTCATTGAGCCCTCTCCtgtggtggtgaccctgcccggacccatcctcagctccttcccgcagaacACCGTTGTGGGatcctccacctctgctgccgttggcagcatcctcagctgtgACGGAGTCCCCATCACCTCTGGCTGCTGTGACCTCTCGGGCATTTCCAGCCGCTACGGTGGCAGAAGGTGCCTGCCCTGCTAA
- the LOC136786803 gene encoding feather keratin Cos2-3-like, translating into MPLDMGQLRPSIKASPGLCSLIHFSGLLLLGNKVHLLPPDMSCYDQCRPCQPCGPTPLASSCNEPCVRQCQNSTIVIEPSPVVVTLPGPILSSFPQNTVVGSSTSAAVGSILSCDGVPITSGCCDLSCITSRYCGSRCRPC; encoded by the exons ATGCCTCTGGACATGGGGCAGCTAAGGCCCAGTATAAAAGCCAGCCCAGGTCTGTGCTCTCTCATCCACTTCTCTGGCCTTCTTCTCCTTGGGAACAAG gtgcacctcctgcccccagacatgtcctgctacgacCAGTGCCGGCCGTGCCAGCCCTGCGGCCCGACCCcgctggccagcagctgcaacgagccctgcgTCAGGCAGTGCCAGAACTCCACCATCGTCATTGAGCCCTCTCCcgtggtggtgaccctgcctggacccatcctcagctccttcccacaGAACACCGTTGTGGGatcctccacctctgctgccgttggcagcatcctcagctgtgACGGAGTCCCCATCACCTCTGGCTGCTGTGACCTCTCCTGTATTACCAGCCGCTACTGTGGCAGCAGGTGCCGCCCCTGCTAA